The Thermosynechococcus sp. CL-1 genomic interval GTAAGAAAATTGCCAACGAGCATATCAACGAGCGTGGCAACCTTGCTCAAACCCATCGCCTCTTTACCGCCAAGCACAAGATGAAGCCGGTGCCCCCTATTTTGACAGGGCAATATCTCAATGCTCCCAGTCGCCAAGCTCCGCCCCCAGCCCTTGCGCAAGCCATGGGAATGGCCGTTCCTGCTCTTGGGGAACCCGTGAGCGAAACCCGCACCGTTGCAGAGTAGTTTGGTCATCGTTGGTAAGAGGTAGGAATCATGGCAGTTTCAACGGAACTTTTGGTACTGGGTGTCTATAGCGCCTTGGCAGGGCTATATCTGCTGGTGGTGCCGGCGATCGTCTATGCCTATTTGAATGCTCGCTGGTATGTGGCTGGCTCCTTTGAACGGGCATTTATGTACTTTCTGGTGACGTTCTTCTTTCCGGGATTACTCCTGCTGGCTCCCTTTATTAACTTTCGTCCCCAACCGCGCTCCCTCAATTCCTAGGTGCTATGCGCCGCATTGATGTTCTAGGGATTGGCATTGGTGTTTTCTTTACGGGCGGCTTGGTTTATCTCCTGTTGCGCATTGCGGGGATTGAGCCGCTTCAAGCCGGGATTTGGAGTCAAGCCATTTTTGTCTTGGTGGTTCTGGGTTGGCTCTCGACATATTTCCTGCGGGTCTTTACAGGACGGATGACCTACCACCAGCAACTTAAAGACTATGAAGAGGCAGTGATGAGCGATCGCCTTGCGCGGATGTCGCCAGAGGAGCTAGCCGCCCTTGAAGCAGAAATTCTAGCGGAATCCAGCGAGATTGCCGATCCAGAATTGGGCGATAATTAGCTCAAGTCTCCCCGTGGCTTAAATAATGCACTTTCCCCGCTCCTGTGGTTTACTGCTTCATCCCACGTCCCTGCCTGGTGGTCATGGCATTGGTGACTTGGGTGCGGCAGCTCGTGAGTTCCTTGAATTTTTGGTTGCCAGTGATCAGCAGTACTGGCAGGTCTTGCCCCTAGGGCCAACAGGCTTTGGCAATTCCCCCTACATGTGCTACTCTGCCATGGCCGGCAACCCACTGCTGATCAGCTTGGATGAACTGGTCAAGGAGGGCTGGTTAACGGAAGCAGATTTGGCAGGACTCACGCTTGAGAATAGCGATCGCGTCGATTTCGAGGCTGTCATTAGCCAAAAACTCCCCCTGCTCCGCCTTGCGGCTCAACGCTTTCAGAATCAAGCCACCCCAGAAGACTGGCAGGCCTTTCGCGACTTTCAAGCCCTTGCCCACTACTGGCTGCCCACCTATGCCCTCTTTATGGCGCTGAAGGATCACCACGAGGGACAGCCGTGGTATGAATGGCCCGCCCCTTTGCGCGATCGCGAACCCACTGCCCTTACTGCTCTGCAAGCCCTTCTCAAAGAGCGCATCTTTGAATACGAATTTCAGCAATTTCTCTTTTATCGGCAGTGGCAGGCTCTCAAGGAAGCCGCCAATCAACAGGGCATCCAGATTATCGGTGATATTCCCATCTACGTTGCCCACGACAGTGCCGATGTCTGGGCCTTTCCCCAATTTTTTGAACTCAATCCAGAAACGGGTGGGGCTGCCCTCATGGCCGGTGTGCCCCCAGATTACTTCAGTACCACAGGACAACTCTGGGGCAACCCCATTTACAACTGGCAAGCCTTGGCTGCCGATGGCTACTCTTGGTGGATTGAGCGCTTCCGTGCCCTGCTCTCCTACATGGACATTATCCGTGTGGATCACTTTCGCGGCTTTCAGGGCTACTGGCAAGTGCCCGAAGGGGAGGAAACAGCGGTCAATGGCGAGTGGCAACCGGGTCCCGGTGCTGCCTTCTTTGAAACCTTGCAAGCTGCCTTGGGACGACTGCCTATTCTCGCCGAGGATTTAGGGGATATTACCCCCGATGTCATTGCCCTACGGGATCAGTTTCAGTTTCCGGGGATGAAAATTCTCCAATTTGCCTTCGGCGGTGGTTCAGATAATCCTTTTTTGCCCTTTAATCAAGAGCGCAACTGTGTGGTGTACACCGGCACCCATGACAATGACACAACTGTCGGCTGGTACCGCAACCTAAGTGACTGGGAACGGCAGCGCCTCATTGACTATTTGGGCTATACCCCTAGGGAACCCCACTGGGCTTTGATTCGCATGGCCCTAGGAACCGTTGCCAACCAAGCCATTCTTCCCGTTCAAGATTTGCTCGGCCTCGATAGTCATGCCCGCATGAATTTCCCCGGTACTGGCGAAGGCAACTGGGCGTGGCGGCTAACTGCGGGCCAACTCACCCTTGAACTTGCCGCTCATTTGAAGCACTTGGTGCACCTCTTTGGCCGTCAAGCGCCACCGAGACCCCAGTCTGTTGAAACCGAGACAGAATCCTTTGAAACTGAGGAGTAGCCCTAGGCTCGCCGCCGGCCGTCGGGCATAATTGTGCCCCGCAAATCCACTTCACTGAGGTTGGCACCACTCATATCCGCAGCGGTCAGGTTCACCCGCGTCAAATCCGC includes:
- the ndhL gene encoding photosynthetic/respiratory NAD(P)H-quinone oxidoreductase subunit L; protein product: MAVSTELLVLGVYSALAGLYLLVVPAIVYAYLNARWYVAGSFERAFMYFLVTFFFPGLLLLAPFINFRPQPRSLNS
- a CDS encoding DUF3007 family protein codes for the protein MRRIDVLGIGIGVFFTGGLVYLLLRIAGIEPLQAGIWSQAIFVLVVLGWLSTYFLRVFTGRMTYHQQLKDYEEAVMSDRLARMSPEELAALEAEILAESSEIADPELGDN
- the malQ gene encoding 4-alpha-glucanotransferase codes for the protein MHFPRSCGLLLHPTSLPGGHGIGDLGAAAREFLEFLVASDQQYWQVLPLGPTGFGNSPYMCYSAMAGNPLLISLDELVKEGWLTEADLAGLTLENSDRVDFEAVISQKLPLLRLAAQRFQNQATPEDWQAFRDFQALAHYWLPTYALFMALKDHHEGQPWYEWPAPLRDREPTALTALQALLKERIFEYEFQQFLFYRQWQALKEAANQQGIQIIGDIPIYVAHDSADVWAFPQFFELNPETGGAALMAGVPPDYFSTTGQLWGNPIYNWQALAADGYSWWIERFRALLSYMDIIRVDHFRGFQGYWQVPEGEETAVNGEWQPGPGAAFFETLQAALGRLPILAEDLGDITPDVIALRDQFQFPGMKILQFAFGGGSDNPFLPFNQERNCVVYTGTHDNDTTVGWYRNLSDWERQRLIDYLGYTPREPHWALIRMALGTVANQAILPVQDLLGLDSHARMNFPGTGEGNWAWRLTAGQLTLELAAHLKHLVHLFGRQAPPRPQSVETETESFETEE